A genomic segment from Gemmatimonadota bacterium encodes:
- a CDS encoding flagellar hook-basal body complex protein: protein MGTSVRPNGMSSAAAALRYWERRQEVAANNLANVSTDGFKGQKVFARMVEGALPAADAVTDFSQGTLQNTGNPRDIALDGPGFFVVKTANGERYSRGGSVQVNESGDLTDSAGHQLLGENGPIRVAARGDDQIGNLQIAKDGTVSVGNAEVGRLRIETIPAKTTLLTEGSGLFIPPASRTKIDPDARIVRQGALEQSNVTPISEMVDMISIQRSFTAVQQAVTALDTARQIATTELARPAN from the coding sequence TGTCCAGCGCAGCCGCCGCGCTCCGCTACTGGGAGCGCAGGCAGGAGGTTGCGGCGAACAACCTGGCGAACGTTTCGACCGACGGCTTCAAGGGCCAGAAGGTCTTCGCGCGCATGGTCGAAGGTGCACTTCCCGCCGCTGACGCGGTGACGGATTTCTCGCAAGGGACTCTCCAGAACACCGGCAATCCTCGCGACATAGCGCTGGACGGTCCCGGCTTTTTCGTAGTCAAGACTGCGAACGGCGAGCGATACAGCCGCGGCGGGTCCGTGCAGGTCAACGAATCCGGAGACCTCACCGATTCGGCTGGTCACCAGCTGCTCGGCGAAAACGGTCCCATTCGCGTCGCGGCCCGCGGCGACGACCAGATCGGAAACCTCCAGATCGCGAAGGACGGGACGGTGTCCGTGGGTAACGCCGAGGTAGGGCGCCTGCGCATCGAGACGATCCCGGCAAAAACAACACTTCTAACGGAAGGCAGTGGGCTCTTCATCCCACCTGCTTCACGCACGAAAATAGATCCCGACGCCCGAATCGTCCGACAGGGCGCTCTCGAGCAGAGCAACGTGACGCCGATCAGCGAGATGGTGGACATGATCTCGATTCAGCGCTCGTTCACAGCAGTGCAGCAGGCAGTGACCGCGCTCGACACGGCGCGTCAGATCGCGACAACCGAGCTGGCCCGCCCCGCAAACTAA
- the flgG gene encoding flagellar basal-body rod protein FlgG: protein MDPALRTAATGMQAQQTRTDVIANNLANVNTTGFKRSRAHFEDLLYQTLQGPATLGSRDTEQLPAIQVGLGTRLTAVQRIDSQGSLEQTSRPLDLAIQGEGYFEVQMPNGNTAYTRDGSLQVSDQGVLVTGQGYAIQPPIRVPKEATSITVSETGVVTANGLTAAAGGTQELGRIELARFPNSSGLESMGQNLFTETTSSGEPIRGMPTENGNGSIAQGYLESSNVEIVTEMVDMITAQRAYEINSKAIKNSEDMAQTANSLMR from the coding sequence GTGGATCCCGCACTTCGAACAGCAGCGACAGGCATGCAGGCGCAGCAGACGCGCACCGACGTCATCGCCAACAATCTTGCCAACGTCAACACAACCGGCTTCAAGCGGAGCCGCGCACACTTCGAAGACCTGCTGTACCAGACGCTCCAGGGACCGGCAACACTCGGCTCGCGCGACACCGAGCAGCTTCCCGCCATCCAGGTTGGATTGGGTACGCGCCTCACCGCGGTGCAGCGAATCGATTCGCAGGGCTCGCTCGAGCAGACGTCTCGCCCGCTGGATCTCGCGATTCAGGGCGAGGGCTACTTCGAGGTGCAGATGCCGAACGGCAATACAGCGTACACCCGTGACGGAAGTCTTCAGGTTTCGGATCAGGGCGTGCTGGTGACTGGCCAGGGCTACGCGATCCAGCCGCCCATCAGAGTTCCGAAGGAAGCGACATCGATCACCGTATCCGAGACTGGCGTCGTGACCGCAAACGGATTGACGGCAGCCGCTGGCGGTACACAGGAGCTCGGCCGCATAGAGCTGGCGCGCTTCCCCAACTCATCCGGCCTGGAATCGATGGGACAGAATCTCTTCACGGAGACCACGTCGTCCGGCGAGCCGATCAGAGGTATGCCGACCGAGAATGGTAACGGCAGCATCGCGCAGGGTTACCTCGAGTCCAGCAACGTCGAGATCGTCACCGAAATGGTCGACATGATCACTGCTCAGCGTGCCTACGAGATCAACTCCAAGGCGATCAAGAACAGCGAAGACATGGCACAGACCGCCAACTCGTTGATGCGATAA